In the Malus domestica chromosome 16, GDT2T_hap1 genome, one interval contains:
- the LOC103404107 gene encoding zinc finger protein CONSTANS-LIKE 5 isoform X2, whose amino-acid sequence MGLQGGWSAPAVGLVAKLCDSCKNSTAALFCRADLVFLCLPCDARIHAANKLTTRHERVWMCEVCDQAPAAVTCKADAAALCVACDADIHSANPLARRHERVPVEPFYDSAESIIVKSTAAAPSSAGAAINYLVPNGDVLSKTKDVNNDPASNWLIPNPNFNSKLQMDIAPDITKSSGDLFFPEMDLLLELDYPNSIHTISGPGTDGVVPVQTDPIPPPSLKMNHNISGPADQNCFDMDFCSSKFSSSFSYPTQSLSQSMSELFPTKTPYPIYRILSAEPPATAFLNRAMYRTLSGKKPATTFQNRAIYRTLSAGKPATTFRNPAHRSRQPLRVNQRLSSAD is encoded by the exons ATGGGCCTCCAAGGCGGGTGGAGCGCGCCGGCCGTCGGCTTAGTCGCGAAGCTCTGCGACTCCTGCAAGAACTCGACGGCGGCCTTGTTCTGCAGAGCCGACCTGGTCTTTCTCTGCCTGCCCTGCGACGCCAGGATCCACGCCGCCAACAAGCTCACCACGCGCCACGAGCGCGTCTGGATGTGCGAGGTCTGCGACCAGGCCCCTGCCGCCGTCACCTGCAAGGCGGACGCCGCCGCACTCTGCGTCGCCTGCGACGCCGACATCCATTCCGCCAACCCCCTCGCCCGGCGCCACGAGCGGGTCCCGGTCGAGCCGTTTTACGACTCCGCCGAGTCTATCATCGTCAAGTCAACAGCTGCTGCCCCATCATCCGCCGGCGCGGCCATCAACTACCTCGTCCCAAACGGCGACGTTTTATCCAAAACTAAAGACGTTAATAACGACCCCGCGTCGAACTGGCTGATCCCCAACCCGAATTTCAACTCGAAGCTCCAAATGGATATTGCTCCGGACATTACAAAATCCTCCGGCGACCTCTTCTTCCCCGAAATGGATTTGCTGCTGGAGTTAGATTACCCCAACTCAATCCACACCATTTCGGGGCCGGGAACGGATGGTGTCGTTCCGGTTCAAACCGACCCGATTCCACCTCCTTCGTTGAAGATGAACCACAACATTTCTGGTCCCGCCGATCAAAATTGCTTCGACATGGACTTTTGCAGTAGCAAGTTCTCGTCTTCCTTCAGCTATCCGACTCAGTCCCTCAGCCAAAGC ATGTCGGAGTTGTTCCCGACCAAAACTCCCTATCCGATATATCGTATACTTTCGGCCGAACCGCCTGCAACGGCGTTTCTGAACCGGGCGATGTATCGTACTCTTTCGGGCAAAAAGCCAGCAACAACGTTTCAGAACCGGGCGATATATCGTACCCTTTCGGCCGGAAAGCCAGCAACAACGTTTCGGAACCCGGCGCACCGGTCTCGGCAACCCCTGCGAGTCAACCAGCGACTCAGCTCTGCGGACTGA
- the LOC103404107 gene encoding zinc finger protein CONSTANS-LIKE 5 isoform X1, with protein sequence MGLQGGWSAPAVGLVAKLCDSCKNSTAALFCRADLVFLCLPCDARIHAANKLTTRHERVWMCEVCDQAPAAVTCKADAAALCVACDADIHSANPLARRHERVPVEPFYDSAESIIVKSTAAAPSSAGAAINYLVPNGDVLSKTKDVNNDPASNWLIPNPNFNSKLQMDIAPDITKSSGDLFFPEMDLLLELDYPNSIHTISGPGTDGVVPVQTDPIPPPSLKMNHNISGPADQNCFDMDFCSSKFSSSFSYPTQSLSQSVSSFSLDVGVVPDQNSLSDISYTFGRTACNGVSEPGDVSYSFGQKASNNVSEPGDISYPFGRKASNNVSEPGAPVSATPASQPATQLCGLNREARVLRYREKRKNRKFQKTIRYASRKAYAETRPRIKGRFAKRTKTETETFDLIYGSGSATFISDPQFGVVPTF encoded by the exons ATGGGCCTCCAAGGCGGGTGGAGCGCGCCGGCCGTCGGCTTAGTCGCGAAGCTCTGCGACTCCTGCAAGAACTCGACGGCGGCCTTGTTCTGCAGAGCCGACCTGGTCTTTCTCTGCCTGCCCTGCGACGCCAGGATCCACGCCGCCAACAAGCTCACCACGCGCCACGAGCGCGTCTGGATGTGCGAGGTCTGCGACCAGGCCCCTGCCGCCGTCACCTGCAAGGCGGACGCCGCCGCACTCTGCGTCGCCTGCGACGCCGACATCCATTCCGCCAACCCCCTCGCCCGGCGCCACGAGCGGGTCCCGGTCGAGCCGTTTTACGACTCCGCCGAGTCTATCATCGTCAAGTCAACAGCTGCTGCCCCATCATCCGCCGGCGCGGCCATCAACTACCTCGTCCCAAACGGCGACGTTTTATCCAAAACTAAAGACGTTAATAACGACCCCGCGTCGAACTGGCTGATCCCCAACCCGAATTTCAACTCGAAGCTCCAAATGGATATTGCTCCGGACATTACAAAATCCTCCGGCGACCTCTTCTTCCCCGAAATGGATTTGCTGCTGGAGTTAGATTACCCCAACTCAATCCACACCATTTCGGGGCCGGGAACGGATGGTGTCGTTCCGGTTCAAACCGACCCGATTCCACCTCCTTCGTTGAAGATGAACCACAACATTTCTGGTCCCGCCGATCAAAATTGCTTCGACATGGACTTTTGCAGTAGCAAGTTCTCGTCTTCCTTCAGCTATCCGACTCAGTCCCTCAGCCAAAGC GTTTCGTCCTTTTCCTTAGATGTCGGAGTTGTTCCCGACCAAAACTCCCTATCCGATATATCGTATACTTTCGGCCGAACCGCCTGCAACGGCGTTTCTGAACCGGGCGATGTATCGTACTCTTTCGGGCAAAAAGCCAGCAACAACGTTTCAGAACCGGGCGATATATCGTACCCTTTCGGCCGGAAAGCCAGCAACAACGTTTCGGAACCCGGCGCACCGGTCTCGGCAACCCCTGCGAGTCAACCAGCGACTCAGCTCTGCGGACTGAACAGGGAGGCGAGGGTGCTGAGGTACAGAGAGAAGAGGAAGAACCGCAAGTTCCAGAAGACTATCCGATACGCTTCCCGGAAAGCGTATGCTGAAACTCGCCCCAGAATCAAAGGCCGGTTTGCGAAACGCACCAAAACCGAAACTGAGACATTCGATCTCATCTATGGCTCCGGCTCGGCGACTTTCATCTCGGACCCACAATTCGGCGTCGTTCCGACGTTTTGA